In the Desulfuromonas sp. DDH964 genome, GGGTCAGCGGGGCGCCTTACCCTCGCCCTGGGCGTCCCCGCTCTCGATGAACTGGGGGCCAAACTCGGCGCGGCCCTCGCCGGCGCCGGCCCCGGCAGCGGCGCGCAGCGAATGGAACGCTGCTTTGCCGCGCCGGCCTGGCAACCGCGACTGGCCGCGACCGGACCCTGCCGCGAGGTGCAGGGAGGGGCGGACCTGCTCAAGGCTCTTCCCGCCCTGCACTCCTGGCCCGGTGACGGCGGTCGCTATCTGACGCTGCCGCTGGTCTTTACCCGCCATCCTGAAGGTGGTGCCGCCAACTGCGGCATCTACCGGCTGCAGCTCTTTGATGACGACACCCTCGGCCTGCACCTCGGGCCGCACGCCGACGCCCGCCGCCACCTGGCGGCCTGGCAGGAGCGGGGGGAGGCGATGCCGGTAGCGGTCGCCCTCGGCGGACCGCCGGCGCTCCTCCTTGCCGCCGGCCTGCCGCTGCCGGCGACGGTGGCGGAGACCAGCTTCGCCGGCTGGTTGCAGGGACGGCCGCTGGATCTGGTGCCCGCGTTCGATCCCGGCCTGGCAGTTCCTTCCCTCGCGGAATATGTCATCGAAGGGGTGGTGCATCCCGGCGAACTCCGCCTCGAAGGTCCCTTTGGCAACCATACCGGCCAGTATGTTCCGGCCGCGCCGGCGCCATTGCTGCGGGTCGCGCAGGTCAGCCGGCGCCGCCAGCCCCTCTATCCCTGCACCGTCGTCGGGCCGCCGCCGATGGAGGACTGCTGGCTCGCCAAGGTCGGCGAGCGCCTGCTGCTGCCGCTGTTGCAGCTCGATTGCCCGGAAGTGGTCGACTGGAACCTCCCCATTGAGACGATCTTCCACGGCGCCGCGCTGGTGGCGGCCCGGGTGCCGGCGAAGGGGGGGCGTGCCCTGCTCGAACGGCTGCGCCGGCATCCGCTGCTGGCCCGTGCCCGGCTGCTGGTCCTGTTCGACCAGGGGGTCGACGTCCAGCAGCCGGCGACCTGTTACTGGCAGGCGCTGAACCGGGTTGATCCCGAGGAAGGGATCTGGTCCCGGGACGGCCTGCTCAATATCGATGCCAGTGACAGCAGGACGGCGCCGGTGGTCGGCGCCGAGCCCGGCACCGCGGCGCGCATCGCCGAACGCTGGCGCGAGTTCGGTTTTTCCACCCCCGATTGAGGAGAGCCGGTGCAGTTTCGTTATCAACTCGATGAGATTCCCTCCGGGCGCGACCTTCTGCTCTTCGGCCTGCAATGGCTGGCGATCGCGGTGCCGTCGATTGTCATCATCGGCGGCGTGGTCGCCCCGCTCCATTTCGCCGCCGCCGGCGCCCAGATCCTTTACCTGCAGAAGCTGGCGCTGGTCGCCGGACTGACCATGGCGGTGCAGGTTCTCTGGGGGCATCGCCTGCCGCTGGTCGCCGGCCCGGCCGCGGTCCTCCTCATCGGCGTGGTCGCCAGCCGCGCATCCTCGCTCGGGGTGATCTACGGTTCCCTCTTTGCCGGCGGCCTGGTCCTGACTCTGCTGGCGCTGAGCGGCCTGTTGCGCCACCTGATCCGCCTCTTCACGCCGCGGGTGGTGGCGGTGGTCCTGCTGCTGATCGCCTTCACCCTGCTGCCGACCATCGGCAACCTCCTCGTTCATCCCGGCGGCTCCGCCGGCCCCCTCGCCGGACTCAGCTTCGCCGCCCTCCTCGTCCTGCTCCTCTTTGTCGGCCAGTTCCGCCTGCGGGGGATTTGGAAGGTGACCCTGATCGTCTGGGGGGTGCTCGCCGGCAGCCTGGTCTGGCTCCTGCTCTATCCCCAGTCCCTGGCGCTCGGCGAACTGCCCCTGCTCGGGCAGCCGTTGCAGGCCTGGGCGCTCCCCGGCTTTGCCTTCGACTTTGGCGTGCTACTCGCCTTTCTCTGTTGTTTTCTGGCGCTGGCGGTCAACGATCT is a window encoding:
- a CDS encoding UbiD family decarboxylase; translated protein: MSAPGDLRQLLERLTVRGELHRIDAAVDPRLEIAAIIDRICKEPGGGPALCFENPTGFAVPVLANLFGSAGRLTLALGVPALDELGAKLGAALAGAGPGSGAQRMERCFAAPAWQPRLAATGPCREVQGGADLLKALPALHSWPGDGGRYLTLPLVFTRHPEGGAANCGIYRLQLFDDDTLGLHLGPHADARRHLAAWQERGEAMPVAVALGGPPALLLAAGLPLPATVAETSFAGWLQGRPLDLVPAFDPGLAVPSLAEYVIEGVVHPGELRLEGPFGNHTGQYVPAAPAPLLRVAQVSRRRQPLYPCTVVGPPPMEDCWLAKVGERLLLPLLQLDCPEVVDWNLPIETIFHGAALVAARVPAKGGRALLERLRRHPLLARARLLVLFDQGVDVQQPATCYWQALNRVDPEEGIWSRDGLLNIDASDSRTAPVVGAEPGTAARIAERWREFGFSTPD
- a CDS encoding solute carrier family 23 protein, which encodes MQFRYQLDEIPSGRDLLLFGLQWLAIAVPSIVIIGGVVAPLHFAAAGAQILYLQKLALVAGLTMAVQVLWGHRLPLVAGPAAVLLIGVVASRASSLGVIYGSLFAGGLVLTLLALSGLLRHLIRLFTPRVVAVVLLLIAFTLLPTIGNLLVHPGGSAGPLAGLSFAALLVLLLFVGQFRLRGIWKVTLIVWGVLAGSLVWLLLYPQSLALGELPLLGQPLQAWALPGFAFDFGVLLAFLCCFLALAVNDLGSIQAMAGLLQPAGMPGRIRRGVLVTGFGNLLAGALGVLGPVNFSLSPGVIAATGCASRYVLLPAAAGLLLLSLSPQALALLGAVPPVVVGAILLFILSSQVSAGLLALTAGDGPLRFEDGLVVALPLLLGTLVAFLPSPVVAGFPPLLRPVLGNGFVVGTLLAMLLDFRLGRGR